The Selenomonas sp. AB3002 genome contains a region encoding:
- a CDS encoding AAA family ATPase, producing the protein MQELKRPMPVGIEDFKRLVTDNYYFIDKTRFIKELIDTQGVVTLITRPRRFGKTLSLSMLQYFFTLENAAENRQLFAGLDIERAGEKYMNQQGTRPVVFLTLKEVRRPSHTSMLAMLASLLQEIYEQQRCILDSNNLEEPEAEYFKLILAGKGSEEDMAISLKRLMAYMEKHYGTQPVLLLDEYDAPILSAWENGYYQECIDFMRGFLGAALKTNPALGFAVLTGITRISKESIFSGLNNLKVCSVLSNRYCDIFGFTPEEAAKLMAECGAADKLPDLAQWYDGYRFGQAEIYNPWSVIQYLDNDCNFQRYWVNVSGNSILQVLLQNASEDRYEELQSLLSFRESYVESLMDEGIIYPDIETDDNALYMMLLTTGYLKAIDTWQDRRGRWWCRLQIPNREVLLAYEDEVLARVAGPGNRVPLFAMLKAMTAGKASVFQKHLSKILRDMVSYHDTAQPESFYHGLMLGLTVLMEGEYRVKSNRESGYGRFDLAFFPLRPGTPGVILELKAAGSEEELEERAKEALQQIAEKEYCAELSRQGASDIWRYGIAFHGKKVCMTGTQE; encoded by the coding sequence ATGCAGGAGTTAAAGCGGCCCATGCCCGTGGGCATTGAGGATTTCAAACGACTTGTAACGGACAACTATTATTTCATAGACAAGACCAGATTCATCAAAGAACTCATAGATACTCAGGGGGTCGTCACCCTAATCACCCGCCCCCGGCGGTTTGGCAAGACCCTGAGCCTTTCCATGCTGCAGTACTTCTTCACTCTCGAAAATGCCGCAGAGAACCGCCAGCTCTTTGCAGGGCTGGACATAGAGCGGGCCGGTGAGAAATACATGAACCAGCAGGGCACCCGGCCGGTAGTGTTTTTGACCCTCAAGGAAGTGCGTCGCCCGAGTCACACGTCCATGCTGGCCATGCTTGCTTCTCTGTTGCAAGAGATCTATGAACAGCAGCGTTGCATATTGGACAGCAATAACCTTGAAGAGCCAGAAGCAGAATATTTCAAGCTGATACTGGCAGGGAAAGGTTCCGAGGAAGACATGGCTATTTCCTTGAAACGACTTATGGCATACATGGAAAAGCACTATGGAACCCAGCCTGTCCTGCTGCTTGACGAATACGATGCCCCTATCCTTTCCGCCTGGGAAAATGGCTACTACCAGGAGTGCATAGACTTCATGCGGGGATTCCTGGGGGCTGCCCTGAAAACGAACCCTGCCTTAGGCTTTGCCGTCCTGACGGGCATCACGCGGATTTCCAAGGAGAGCATTTTCTCGGGTCTGAACAATCTCAAGGTCTGCTCGGTGCTGTCAAACCGCTACTGCGACATCTTCGGCTTTACCCCGGAGGAAGCCGCAAAACTCATGGCCGAATGCGGTGCAGCTGACAAACTGCCAGACTTGGCACAGTGGTATGATGGCTATCGATTCGGTCAGGCCGAAATCTATAACCCCTGGTCGGTTATCCAATACCTCGACAATGACTGCAATTTCCAGCGATATTGGGTCAATGTCTCCGGCAATAGCATTCTGCAAGTCCTGCTTCAAAATGCCAGCGAAGACCGCTACGAAGAGTTGCAGAGCTTGCTCAGTTTTCGGGAATCTTATGTAGAGTCCTTGATGGATGAGGGCATCATCTACCCAGATATCGAAACGGATGACAATGCCCTTTACATGATGCTCCTGACCACAGGCTACCTGAAAGCCATCGACACTTGGCAGGATCGCCGTGGCCGCTGGTGGTGCCGCTTGCAGATACCGAACCGTGAAGTCCTGCTGGCCTACGAAGACGAAGTCCTGGCCAGGGTGGCAGGCCCTGGCAACCGGGTTCCCCTCTTTGCCATGCTGAAGGCCATGACGGCAGGCAAGGCATCGGTTTTCCAAAAGCATTTGAGCAAGATTCTAAGAGATATGGTAAGCTACCACGACACCGCCCAGCCAGAAAGCTTCTACCACGGCCTGATGCTTGGCCTCACCGTCCTGATGGAGGGAGAGTATAGGGTAAAGTCAAACCGCGAAAGCGGCTACGGCCGCTTCGATCTGGCCTTCTTCCCCCTGCGCCCCGGCACTCCCGGCGTTATCCTGGAGCTGAAAGCCGCTGGCTCTGAGGAAGAACTGGAAGAAAGGGCAAAAGAAGCCCTGCAGCAGATTGCAGAGAAGGAATACTGTGCCGAGCTATCCCGTCAGGGCGCGTCAGATATCTGGCGCTACGGCATCGCCTTCCACGGCAAGAAGGTCTGCATGACAGGCACACAGGAATGA
- a CDS encoding HlyD family efflux transporter periplasmic adaptor subunit has translation MNSNEKAKRVGIVFILLLIIGGVALMYTGNDAIVQGMSKKEGILTAEQVKMSFDSVSGRLIREGVKEGDMVKKGDIIMELDPTDTDLAIEKLKAQIAQMEAQINSTSGTMGINFNRANTAETQSFRQIDQQKAAVSSAQATLKNAEINYNRTAALVQAGAVARAQLDDATMNLQVAQEAVAQQQQVLQSLLGGAVDTGSTDSLSLPTIANERDSAANMANDIEALRQQKAQLEVQLKELMVAKERLVLRAPEDGKILKVLAKEGEMISPSTPVVLLESSRSYYDIYISEEQAQHLAEGDAVTGESVAGEKKVTGTVRLLTKAPGFADLKQSREKGQSDLTAFQVRIYIDPQEGIIPGMTIGVKDSEFTKR, from the coding sequence ATGAACAGCAATGAAAAAGCCAAGCGGGTGGGCATAGTCTTTATCCTGCTTCTCATTATCGGGGGCGTGGCCCTGATGTATACGGGCAATGATGCCATTGTCCAGGGCATGAGCAAGAAGGAGGGCATCCTCACTGCCGAGCAGGTGAAGATGTCCTTTGATTCTGTCAGCGGGCGCCTCATCAGGGAAGGTGTCAAGGAAGGGGACATGGTGAAGAAGGGTGATATCATCATGGAGCTTGACCCCACAGACACGGACCTGGCCATTGAAAAGCTTAAGGCCCAGATTGCCCAGATGGAGGCCCAGATAAACTCCACCTCCGGTACCATGGGCATCAATTTCAACCGGGCCAATACTGCCGAGACCCAGAGCTTCCGTCAGATTGACCAGCAGAAGGCGGCTGTGTCCAGTGCTCAGGCAACCCTGAAGAATGCAGAAATCAATTACAACCGCACTGCGGCGCTGGTACAGGCGGGAGCCGTGGCCAGGGCCCAGCTGGACGATGCAACCATGAACCTGCAGGTGGCTCAGGAAGCTGTAGCCCAGCAGCAGCAGGTCCTGCAGAGTCTCCTGGGGGGCGCCGTGGACACAGGCAGCACTGACAGCCTGAGCCTGCCCACCATTGCCAACGAGCGGGATTCTGCTGCCAACATGGCCAATGACATCGAGGCCCTGCGCCAGCAGAAGGCCCAGCTGGAAGTGCAGCTGAAGGAACTCATGGTAGCCAAGGAACGCCTGGTGCTCCGCGCTCCTGAGGATGGCAAGATCCTGAAGGTCCTGGCCAAGGAAGGGGAGATGATTTCTCCCTCCACCCCTGTGGTGCTGCTGGAAAGCAGCCGCAGCTACTATGATATCTACATCAGTGAGGAGCAAGCCCAGCATCTGGCCGAAGGAGATGCGGTGACAGGAGAATCTGTGGCCGGGGAAAAGAAGGTCACGGGCACTGTGCGCCTGCTCACCAAGGCCCCTGGCTTTGCTGACCTCAAGCAGTCACGTGAAAAGGGCCAGTCCGACCTCACAGCTTTCCAGGTGCGCATTTACATCGACCCCCAGGAGGGCATTATCCCGGGGATGACCATTGGGGTGAAAGACAGTGAATTCACTAAGAGATGA
- a CDS encoding MarR family transcriptional regulator, which produces MKREMIPTWEELQKHRELVAEINPSAVIAMLRIKQAAEEIQQGILDILQSEYHLSEGKFCVLVVLHQHTEGIAPSVLAEKVGVTRATISSMLQRMERDGLVAVKADKADARSKKVKLTRAGNDFMQEILPPHYLRVSKLMEKLSEEEQKEVIRLLHKLTD; this is translated from the coding sequence GTGAAGCGGGAAATGATACCTACCTGGGAAGAGCTGCAGAAGCACAGGGAACTGGTGGCGGAGATAAATCCCTCGGCGGTCATCGCCATGCTGCGCATCAAGCAGGCGGCGGAGGAAATCCAGCAGGGAATCCTGGATATCCTGCAGAGCGAGTACCATCTTTCCGAAGGAAAGTTCTGCGTGCTGGTGGTGTTGCATCAGCACACCGAGGGCATTGCCCCTTCGGTGCTGGCAGAGAAGGTGGGGGTGACCCGGGCCACCATCAGCAGCATGCTCCAGCGCATGGAGCGGGACGGGCTGGTGGCGGTGAAAGCTGACAAGGCAGATGCCCGCAGCAAGAAGGTGAAGCTCACCCGCGCAGGCAATGATTTCATGCAGGAGATTTTGCCTCCGCATTATCTGAGGGTTTCCAAGCTGATGGAAAAGCTCAGCGAGGAGGAGCAGAAGGAAGTCATCAGGCTGCTGCACAAGCTGACGGATTGA
- a CDS encoding ABC transporter substrate-binding protein, protein MKHLRYLLALLLLFVPFALAGCDMFAQEEEEGEDILYVYSWGDYLSEEVLEQFEEETGIHVVLDEYDTNESMYPRIAEGAEAYDILCPSDYMINKLIHNELLQPLDFGKLPNARKYIGKDFFDQSKAFDWEGKYTVPYCWGTVGIMYNTNLVDEPVDSWAILWNEKYRDNILMQDSARDAIMIPLKLMGKSMNTMSEANLVKARDMLIDQKPLVQAYGVDDIRDKLSSGEAALGVIFSGEAINLMEANPDLKFQPAPKEGTNVWIDGWVIPRNARHVENAHKFINFMCRPDIAADNFRRLGYSTPNIAVRELVEDELEDKAEIAFPPEEVYKGQESYSYLGEELDKIYTKLWLQVKVS, encoded by the coding sequence ATGAAGCATCTGCGCTATCTCTTGGCCCTGCTGTTGCTCTTTGTGCCATTTGCCCTGGCTGGCTGCGATATGTTTGCCCAGGAGGAGGAAGAGGGGGAAGATATCCTCTACGTCTACAGCTGGGGGGATTATCTCAGCGAGGAGGTGCTGGAGCAGTTTGAAGAGGAGACGGGCATACATGTGGTGCTGGACGAATACGACACCAACGAGAGCATGTATCCCCGCATCGCCGAGGGGGCAGAGGCCTATGATATCCTGTGCCCTTCGGACTATATGATCAACAAGCTGATACACAATGAGCTGTTGCAGCCCCTGGATTTCGGGAAGCTGCCCAATGCCAGGAAATACATTGGCAAGGATTTCTTCGACCAGTCCAAGGCTTTTGACTGGGAAGGCAAGTACACAGTGCCTTATTGCTGGGGTACCGTGGGAATCATGTACAACACCAACCTGGTGGATGAGCCTGTGGACAGCTGGGCCATTCTCTGGAATGAGAAATACAGGGATAATATCCTCATGCAGGATTCTGCCCGGGATGCCATCATGATTCCCCTCAAGCTGATGGGCAAATCCATGAATACCATGAGCGAGGCTAATCTCGTAAAGGCAAGGGATATGCTCATAGACCAGAAACCTCTGGTGCAGGCTTATGGCGTGGACGATATACGTGACAAGCTGAGCTCCGGCGAGGCGGCTCTGGGGGTTATCTTCTCCGGTGAGGCCATCAACCTCATGGAAGCCAACCCCGATCTGAAGTTCCAGCCCGCCCCCAAGGAGGGCACCAATGTCTGGATTGACGGCTGGGTGATTCCCAGGAATGCCCGCCATGTGGAAAATGCCCATAAATTCATCAACTTCATGTGCCGCCCGGACATAGCCGCGGATAATTTCCGTCGGCTGGGCTACTCCACTCCCAATATTGCTGTGCGGGAGCTGGTGGAGGATGAACTGGAGGACAAGGCAGAGATAGCTTTCCCTCCCGAGGAAGTCTACAAAGGACAGGAATCCTACAGCTACCTGGGGGAGGAACTGGACAAGATATATACCAAGCTGTGGCTGCAGGTGAAGGTGTCATAG